Proteins from a single region of Coregonus clupeaformis isolate EN_2021a chromosome 35, ASM2061545v1, whole genome shotgun sequence:
- the LOC121551398 gene encoding dexamethasone-induced Ras-related protein 1-like, which yields MIPVPGRNMEVNTTEKVVYLSVDGTADTFSSCATAGHPQTQLNMDDNVEQQTISNQLPNVKVTGVNCPSPTIMQYKKVSNMTKASKGIFKTVTEHWRHTDKKTRVVRSSSTGTTRATSSERFPKRRSFDPLATLKLPDQTPCTAPLEEMRLTKPRNCRRVVVLGAPRVGKTNILRRFLRDGFEEQYEPTAEDFHRKLYQIRGETYQIDILDAAKERDFPARRRLSILTGDIFLLVFSVGDRDSFKEVYTLRKEIIAAKTKLMKLKENARVPIVICGNKVDLEAERVIGRPEMFQALGEDTALFETSAKDSTSLEEMFEALVKLGGLPTETRPSQHCEISIRTYQALSTSRSRCGRRGRALVPNAPCGAVYPLARRPSFNSDLQRVMGPSPTKRSKPIEKCQIQ from the exons ATGATCCCCGTGCCTGGAAGGAACATGGAGGTGAACACAACAGAGAAAGTAGTCTACCTTTCCGTTGATGGCACCGCCGACACGTTCAGCTCTTGTGCCACTGCCGGGCATCCACAGACCCAGCTCAACATGGACGATAATGTTGAACAACAAACGATTTCCAACCAGCTTCCCAATGTTAAAGTCACAGGTGTCAACTGTCCATCACCTACAATCATGCAATACAAAAAGGTCTCAAACATGACCAAGGCGAGTAAAGGGATATTTAAAACGGTCACTGAGCACTGGAGACACACGGACAAGAAGACGAGGGTGGTCCGGTCTTCCAGCACGGGGACCACTCGCGCTACATCCTCGGAAAGGTTCCCCAAAAGAAGATCCTTCGACCCGCTAGCGACGTTGAAGCTCCCGGACCAGACTCCATGCACCGCGCCACTGGAGGAGATGCGCCTCACCAAGCCCCGTAACTGCCGGCGTGTTGTAGTACTCGGCGCGCCCAGAGTGGGCAAGACGAACATTCTCAGGCGGTTCCTGCGCGACGGGTTCGAGGAACAGTACGAGCCGACGGCAGAAGACTTCCACAGGAAGTTGTACCAGATCCGAGGAGAAACCTATCAGATTGATATCCTGGACGCAGCGAAGGAGAGAGACTTCCCCGCTAGACGGAGGCTGTCCATACTGACAG GTGACATATTTCTCCTGGTGTTCAGTGTGGGTGACAGAGACTCCTTCAAAGAGGTGTACACACTGCGCAAAGAGATAATAGCAGCCAAGACCAAGCTGATGAAGCTCAAAGAGAATGCCCGGGTTCCCATAGTGATATGCGGCAACAAAGTGGATTTAGAGGCGGAGAGGGTCATCGGCCGTCCGGAGATGTTCCAAGCTCTAGGAGAGGACACGGCGCTCTTCGAGACATCAGCCAAAGACAGTACCAGTCTAGAAGAGATGTTCGAAGCCCTCGTCAAGCTAGGCGGTCTCCCTACCGAGACGCGTCCGTCGCAGCACTGCGAGATCTCCATCCGTACCTACCAGGCGCTGAGCACCAGCAGAAGCCGTTGCGGCAGACGTGGCCGTGCGTTGGTTCCAAACGCGCCATGCGGTGCGGTGTACCCACTGGCCCGCCGCCCCAGCTTTAACAGCGACCTACAGCGGGTAATGGGCCCCAGCCCCACTAAACGGAGCAAACCCATAGAGAAGTGTCAAATTCAATGA